Within the Calditerrivibrio sp. genome, the region AACCCTTTTGGTGAATGGATACAATCCAACATTGCCCAGTTTGTTTTTACAACAAATGGTATTATACTTGCCCAATTTGTTACCACTGTTGGCATTTCAACACGTCTGATTAAAGCTACTATTGATGAAATACCCCAGAGATATGAAGAAGTAGCTCAATCTTTAGGCGTTTCACCGATAAAAGTCTTTTTTACCATTACCCTACCTCTTGCCAGAAAAGGTTTATTAGCATCAGCGATACTCACCTGGGCCAAGGCTATTGGTGAATTTGGAGCTACTATTACAATCGCAGGCTCTATGGCTATGAAAACGGAAACACTACCTATAGCTATCTTCATGAAACTTTCAACAGCGGATATAGAACGTACAGTAGTCCTTATATTGATTCTTCTTTCAATTGGTCTTTTTACCCTTTATGCAGTTAGGACACTGATGAAAGGAGATACTTGATTGTGCTTTCTTTAAAAAACATAACCATATCAAATAAAAACTTTCAGATAAATAATCTAAACTTAAATATAAAATCCCAAACAATACATTGCCTACTGGGACCCACTGGATGTGGTAAAACGACACTACTGGAAGCCATTTTAGGACTTAGACGTTTGGAAAAGGGCGAAATTATCAGAGATAACATAAGAATAGATATGCTACCTGTCCACAAAAGGGGATTTTCTTATGTCCCACAGGATTTAGCACTCTTTCCCCACTTAACAGTTAGAGAAAACATACTGTATAGTGTCAAGTACACATCAATCGATAATACAAAAAAGGGTATTAGCCACTCAGATGAAATTACAGACCAACTTGGAATAGTCCATCTTATGGATAGGAAGGTGGCACATCTAAGCGGTGGTGAAAAACAAAGGGTAGCTTTAGCAAGGGCTTTGGTATCTGGGAATGAATATATTCTTCTTGATGAACCCTTTTCCGCTTTACACGAAGGACTAAAACGGGATCTCTGGTTTCTCATGAAGGATATTCAAAAAAAATATAAAAACACATTTATAATGATAACCCACAACTTAGAAGAAGCTTTTTTTCTGGGGGATGACATAAGTGTCATGATCGATGGTTCCATAAAACAATCGGGAGCCAAAGAAGAGATATATAAAACACCAAAGAGTAAATTAGTGGCTGAATTTTTAGGCATCAAAAACATTTTCAAGGCTGAAAAGGTATCTGAGAATCTATTATATGTTGAAGAACTTGGAACAACAATCACCGTTTCCCCAGAGGTAACAGAGCGTTACTATAACACCCCAGAGATACATATAGGTATCAGATCCGAACATGTTATGATCTTAAGAGAGGATCTTAGAAAAAAAGATCAAGAAAATATGCTCGATGGCATTATTTATAGAATATATTGCAAAACAGACTCCCATACTGTTGTTTTCAATCCACATACAGGTTCAAAACTAATAGAGATTGAAGTACCTGCATACGCTTTTAGCAAGCTCTCCTTATCTGAAGGCCAAAACATTAAAATCTGTCTTACAAAGGAGAACATTTTTCCAATTTTATAGAATTTAGTTTACAAAAAATTTTTTTAAGCTATCTTTTATAGCTTATAAAACTTAGGTGAAAACATGAAGGGATTTCTTACTGCCTTAACCTTTCTTACAATTTTAAAGATAAACTTAAAAAACTACGATAGTAGATCGGCAGTCTACTTTTTCCCCATTGTAGGACTTTTAATCACTATACCAGTTTATTATATCTTAAAGGCCGAAATCTATTCAAAAGAGCTTATTGCAATAATTTATCACATACTTATCACTGGTGGATTACACCTGGATGGATTAGCCGATACTTCCGATGCCCTTTTTTCCCATAGAGATAGAGTTAAAAAACTTGAAATAATGAAAGACAGTAGAATAGGAGTATTCGGAGCTCTTGCTTTAGTTATAGCTATACTTTTTCGATACGATATATACACCCATATCCAACCAATCTCAGTGATTCTTGCAGGCATATATTCAAGATTTGGTGCATTGATCATAATGAAAGCGCTACCTTATGCAAGGGAAGAAGGTACTGGGGCTTTTTTTAAAGATATAAACTTATCAGACTTTAAAATTGTTTTCACTGTTTTACCCTTTATATGCATGATGTTATTGACATTTTATCAATTTATATACATAAGCATATTTTTTTTAATAACAACAATACTTTTTTTAGCCATCTACAAAAAATCCATCAACGGCTGGACCGGTGATATGATAGGCGGATATATGGAGAGCTCAGAACTCATTTTGATGTATAGTCTTTTATATTTCTGTTGACATTTTTATCTGTTGGAATAGGATAAAATTTTGAGGTATAAATGTTGACATTTGAAGATGGTATAAAACTTTTTGAAAAAGATCTTCTGGACTTGGCAGAGATTGCCAATACAATACGAAAACAAAAACACCCTGACGGGGTAGTAACCTTTGTAATCGATCGTAATATTAACTATACAAATATCTGTGTCTGCAAGTGTAAATTCTGCGCATATTACAAAGATATCCAGGATAAAGATGCCTTTGTTATAGATTTTGATACTCTAAAAAAGAAGATTCAGGAAACTGCAGAGCTTGGTGGTACCCAGATACTACTTCAGGGGGGATTACACCCATACCTGAAGATCGATTTCTATGAAGAGATGCTTAGGTTTATAAAATCAAATTTCAATATATGGATCCACGGTTTCTCCTCTCCTGAAATAGACCATATAGCCAAAATCAGTAACCTGAGCATAGACGAGACCCTCGATAGGCTCGTAAAAGCAGGTTTAGACTCAATACCGGGAGGCGGTGCAGAGCTTTTAGTGGATCAAGAAAGATCAAGGATAAGCCCATATAAGATAGACTCCGCCAGATGGCTTGGTATTATGGAAACTGCCCATAAAAAAGGGCTTAAGACCACTGCCACAATGATGTTTAAAAAAACTGATACCCCCTCCATGATTATTGAACATCTCACAAAGATAAGGGATCTACAGGATAAAACAGGAGGATTTACAGCTTTTATCCCCTGGCCTTTTCAACCAACCAATACAGAATTAGGTGGTGAAAAAGTAAGCGCAGTGTATTACTTAAAAGTTTTAGCTATTTCAAGGATATACCTGCACAACATAGACAATATTCAGGTATCATGGGTTACACAAGGACCAGATATCGGTCAGATCGCCCTTTATTTTGGGGGCAATGACTTTGGTAGTCTTATGATCGAAGAAAATGTTGTGGCAGCATGTGGTGTATCCTATACCCTTTCCCTTGAAGACATACTACACTTCATAAAAAAAGCCGGCTTTATACCTGTTCAAAGGGACATGCGATACAACTATATTAGGAGATACGATTGAAAAAAGATCTTTTAGACATTTTAGTAGAGATTTCTGAAAAAATGGCTTCAACTTTGCTGATAGATGACCTTTTACGGGATATCCTAAAAATAGCCCAGGAATATCTATCTGTAAAAAGAATCTCAATAATGACCATTGAAGGGGAGCAACTCGTTATAAAAGCTGCCGTAGGGCTTAACATCGATTACAAAATGGTAAAAATCCCATTGGGGCATGGGGTGAGTGGAAAGGTAGCCGTAACTGGGGAAACAATCGTTCTTAACAGAACTGAAAAAACCCACAAAGAATTGGGTTATGATACAGCTTCTTACATGTCTGTCCCCCTTAAGATAAAAGACAAACTGATAGGTGTTTTAAATCTTACTGACAAAGAAGACGATTATTTCTTCGATGATGATATAAAGATAGCAAAATATATTGCCTCCCAATGTGCCATATCGATAGAAAAAGCCCAACTTTACGAATCGATGAGGAAATCTGAAAATCTCCAACTCATTGGCAAATTTACCAGCACAATCATTCACGATATAAAAAATCTTCTAAATATCGTTCAGAACTATGTAGAACTGTTAGAAATCGAATCTGAAAATGAAAAAGATTTCAAAGAATATGTGGATAGTATTTATACAGAGTTAAAATTAATTCATGGTTTGGTAATGGACATTCTCGACTTTTCTAAAAATCAGATATCCCTCAAAGTATCCACAATTAGACTTGATGAATTTATGGACTATATAATCAAACATACAAATATTATGCTACGACCATATAATATAGAATTTGAATTTGACTATCCGAAAGGCATTACATTCTCAGGGGATAATGATAAACTCTTCAGGGTACTTTTCAATCTTATAAACAACGCTGTAGATGCCGTAAATGAAAAGGGAAAGATAAAACTTTTGGTAAATGCTGATAATGAAGCATTGATATTCGTCATCGAAGATAATGGCAAAGGGATACCTGAAGATATGATAGGTAAGATATTTGACCCATTTTATACCTCTGGGAAACAAAAAGGTACAGGCCTGGGACTTGCAGTAGTAAAGGATATTATCCAAGCACATAAAGGGGAGATAAGAGTGGAATCTAAAATAGGTGAATATACCAGATTTTTTATAAAGATACCAATACACAACAAGGTATAAAAAAGTGCATAATCGTATCATCATAAAAGGTGCAAGGCAACACAACCTAAAAAATATATCCCTTGAAATACCAAAAAACAGTCTGGTAGTTATCACAGGTGTAAGTGGCTCAGGGAAATCTACATTAGCTTTTGATACCCTTTATGCAGAAGGACAAAGAAGGTACGTAGAATCACTTTCTGCCTATGCAAGACAATTCCTTGAGCTTATGGAAAAACCTGATGTGGATTCGATAGAATACCTTTCCCCAGCAATCAGTATTGAGCAAAAATCTATAAGTAAAAATCCAAGATCAACTGTAGGGACTATCACAGAAATATACGACTATCTGAGACTACTTTTTGCCAGAGTAGGAGATGTTTTCTGCCCGGCATGTGGGGAAAAAATAGAAAGTTTTACCCCCCAACAGATCACTGATATCATAATGGGGCTACCTGAAAACACCAAAATTGAGATTTTATCACCGGTTGTTTTTGGGAAGAAAGGTGAATTCAAACAACTAATGCAAAAGCTCCTCAAAGATGGTTTTGTAAGAGCATACATAAATAACCAACTTGTCAGGCTCGAAGATGACATCACATTAAACAAAAATCAAAAACATAATATCTCAGTAGTAGTAGATAGACTGAAGGTAAAACCTGACATAAAAAGGAGATTAACCGATTCGATAGAAACAGCACTAAAGTTATCAGAAGGACTTGTAGAGGTATTAACTGAGCATGAAAAAACACTCTACAGTGAAAAATTTGCTTGTGCAGCTTGTAATATCAGTATCCCAGAAATAGAACCAAGAACATTTTCTTTTAACAACCCTTTTGGAGCATGCCCTGAATGTGAAGGTTTAGGGGAAAAACTGATTTTTGATGAAGAATTGATAGTCCCTGATCCTACAAAATCTATAAAAGAAGGTGCCATAGCTCCATGGGGTAAATTAGAAAACTTTCATCAACTTAACACCATTATAGCCATTTCAGAACAGTTTGGAATAGATGTAAACAAACCATTTTCCCATATAGATCAAGCCAGTAAAAATATTTTAATGTATGGTTCCGAAAAGCCCCTCAAGCTTTTTACATTTAAAGGGGATCAAAAAATCACCTATGAAAAAGAGTTTAAAGGGGTAATTGGTGAATTGAAATCGATGCTGCTCTCAGAGAAATGGGCAGATGTGGAAAAAGCCAAACAGTACATGTCCAGTATGCCCTGTGAAGCCTGTAAAGGTACAAGGTTGAAATCCCACAGTCTTTCTGTCAAAATAAATGGTCTAAGTATTGCCGAAATCTCCTCCATGACAGTGGAAAAGCTCATTCCATTTTTTCAGCAGCTGAATTTTGAAGGTTTTAAAAAAGATGTAGCAGATAAAATAATAAAAGAAATAATGCACCGGTTAACCTTTTTAAAAAATGTTGGGATCGACTATATCACCCTGTCAAGGAGCGCAATGACCCTAAGTGGTGGTGAGTCCCAAAGGATAAGATTAGCCACACAGGTTGGCTCCGGTCTAACAGGTGTATTGTATGTTTTGGATGAACCCAGCATCGGACTACATCAAAGAGACAACGACATGCTGATAAACACATTAAAAAACCTAAGGGATATTGGTAACACAGTAATAGTTGTTGAACATGATGAAGACACAATAAAAAATTCCGATTATATCATCGATATGGGCCCTGGAGCTGGCATTAAGGGTGGAGAAGTTGTCTTTAAAGGGACATATAAGGAGCTGTTGGAGTGTAAATGTTCCCTAACTTCAGATTATCTATCTGGTAGAAAAAAGATCGATATCCCCATTAAGAAAAAGCCAGATGGTAGGTTTATAGTAATAAAGGGTGCTAAGCATAACAATCTAAAAAATATCACTGTAAAATTCCCTATAGGCCTTATAACAGCTGTTACAGGTGTCAGCGGATCTGGAAAATCCACCTTAGTGATGGATATCCTCTACCCTGCCCTTAAAAGAAAACTATACGGCTCAGCAGCAAAACCTGGTTATTTCGATGAAATAACAGGCATAGAGTACATAGATAAAATCATCGATATTGATCAATCCCCCATAGGAAGAACGCCGAGATCCAATCCGGCGACATATACTGGCGTTTTTGGTGATATAAGGGAAATAATGGCCCAAACTCCTGAAGCAAAGCTAAGAGGTTACAAACAGGGTAGATTCAGCTTTAATCTAAAAGGTGGCAGATGCGAGCGTTGTCAGGGGGAAGGTTATATAAAAATAGAGATGCACTTTTTACCAGATATGTACGTAAAGTGTGATGTTTGCCATGGAAATCGTTATAACAGGGATACCCTTGATATAAGATACAAAGGCAAAAACATTGCAGAGATACTGGAATTCACAGTGGACGAGGCCTACGATTTTTTTGAAAACATACCCAAACTAAACCATAAACTTACTGTTTTAAAAGAGGTGGGTTTAGGTTATATCCACTTAGGTCAGCCTGCTACTACTTTATCGGGTGGTGAAGCCCAGAGGATAAAATTAGCAAAAGAACTCATGAAGAGATCCACAGGCAAAACACTTTATATTTTCGATGAACCTACAACTGGGTTACATTTTGATGATGTAAAAAAATTAGTAAAAATATTTAAGGCATTGTCAGAAGCTGGAAATTCTGTTATAATCATTGAGCATAACTTAGATGTTATCAAGATAGCAGACTACATAATAGATCTCGGCCCAGAAGGTGGAGATAAAGGTGGTTTTGTTGTTTTCGAAGGGCTACCTGAAGATTGTTGTAGATGTGAATCATCATACACCGGAAAATACCTAAAGGAGAAAATGCTGAATGCATAATAAAAAGATATTGTTTCTGACTCTTTTTCTTTTACTCTCTGTATTGTCTTTTGCTACAATACAGGACGACTACAATGCTAACTTCAAAGATTATGAGTTTATCAATAAATCGAAAAATGTCACAAAATTTTCTTACAAAATGGTAGCAGACAAGTTTCTGGATATCTACAGCAAAGCACCAAAAACCAAGTTAGGCGAGCAATCCCTCTATTACGGAGCTGAGACACTTTATAGATCTTATAAGCGCTTTAATGAACCCGTTCATAGAGATGAAGCTTTGAAGTATTACAGATTATTATCAAGTAATTATAATTCCCCTTTAGCCGCCGAGGGTTTTCTTAAGGCTGCTGAAATCTATATCGAGTTAAAAGATCTTCCCACAGCCAAGTTTATGTACGAATCCTGTATAAATAAATTTCCAAAGCTTAATGCAGCAAAAATAGCAAAACAAAAGCTCTCTGAACTAAGCAAAAAATACCCTACAACAAAACCAGAAAAATCATCCAAGCCAACCGTCACCAAAGAGGAAAAACCAGATAAACAACCAGAAGAAAAACATCTCAACAAAAATATGGATGACAGCAAAAAAGATGAACCCAAAAAGGATCCGGACACTCCAGAAAAAAATGCGCCAAGGGTAGAAATAAAAAGTGTAAGGCATTGGAGTAACGAAGATTACACAAGGGTAGTAATAGAACTAACAGGTAAAGCAAACTTTTATAAGCATTGGTTGAAGGAGAATCCAGAGTATAACAAACCACCTCGACTTTTTGTCGATATCTATAACTCTGTCATCGATCCATCTATCCCTAAAAACATGGATATAAATGATGGTCTTTTGAAGGGTCTCAGATGGGGTATATACGACAAGTATACAACAAGGGTCGTTTTAGATATCGATTCTGTAAACGATTTTACTGTATTTCAAATGGAAAACCCTTATAGAATTATTATAGACGTAAGCAAAGACTCCCTTTCTAAAACAGCGGCAACTACCCCTCCAGCCAAAACAAAAGAGGAACCTAAGTCCAAAGCAAAGGGGAAGATAACCCTTGTTGAACAAGGTGACAAGCATACCTTGGCATCAGCTTTCGGTCTTAAAGTAAAAACGGTTGTTATAGATCCGGGGCATGGAGGAAAAGACCCCGGTGCCACATATCATGGACTGATGGAAAAAGATATCAATCTTGATATTGCCATTCGTGTCAAAAAGAAGTTGCAAGAATACGACTCTGGTTTAAAGATACTTATGACAAGGGAGACTGATATTTTTATCCCTCTTGAGGAAAGAACAGCTTTTGCCAATAAAAACAAAGCTGATCTTTTCGTATCGATCCATCAAAATGCCAGTAAAAACAGTGATGCCCATGGGGTAGAGACCTACGTATTAAACGTAACAAAGGACAAAGCAGCTTTAGCAGTGGCCGCTTTTGAAAACCAGGCATCAGAGAAATCTATCTCCGATCTCCAGGGGATATTAAAGGATATCATGCTAAATTCAAAGTTGGAGGAATCCTTGATGCTGGCAAACTTTGTCCAGAAGGATTTGGTAAAAAGC harbors:
- a CDS encoding ABC transporter permease — translated: MLKKVAIASSLIIFLLYVALILSLLYFYKGSIFFETITSERVIFSIKISIITATIVTCISLIISVPAAYALSRYDFWGKSLIDTSLELPMVISPAALGALLLIFFNNPFGEWIQSNIAQFVFTTNGIILAQFVTTVGISTRLIKATIDEIPQRYEEVAQSLGVSPIKVFFTITLPLARKGLLASAILTWAKAIGEFGATITIAGSMAMKTETLPIAIFMKLSTADIERTVVLILILLSIGLFTLYAVRTLMKGDT
- a CDS encoding ABC transporter ATP-binding protein; the protein is MLSLKNITISNKNFQINNLNLNIKSQTIHCLLGPTGCGKTTLLEAILGLRRLEKGEIIRDNIRIDMLPVHKRGFSYVPQDLALFPHLTVRENILYSVKYTSIDNTKKGISHSDEITDQLGIVHLMDRKVAHLSGGEKQRVALARALVSGNEYILLDEPFSALHEGLKRDLWFLMKDIQKKYKNTFIMITHNLEEAFFLGDDISVMIDGSIKQSGAKEEIYKTPKSKLVAEFLGIKNIFKAEKVSENLLYVEELGTTITVSPEVTERYYNTPEIHIGIRSEHVMILREDLRKKDQENMLDGIIYRIYCKTDSHTVVFNPHTGSKLIEIEVPAYAFSKLSLSEGQNIKICLTKENIFPIL
- a CDS encoding adenosylcobinamide-GDP ribazoletransferase; its protein translation is MKGFLTALTFLTILKINLKNYDSRSAVYFFPIVGLLITIPVYYILKAEIYSKELIAIIYHILITGGLHLDGLADTSDALFSHRDRVKKLEIMKDSRIGVFGALALVIAILFRYDIYTHIQPISVILAGIYSRFGALIIMKALPYAREEGTGAFFKDINLSDFKIVFTVLPFICMMLLTFYQFIYISIFFLITTILFLAIYKKSINGWTGDMIGGYMESSELILMYSLLYFC
- the mqnC gene encoding dehypoxanthine futalosine cyclase, giving the protein MLTFEDGIKLFEKDLLDLAEIANTIRKQKHPDGVVTFVIDRNINYTNICVCKCKFCAYYKDIQDKDAFVIDFDTLKKKIQETAELGGTQILLQGGLHPYLKIDFYEEMLRFIKSNFNIWIHGFSSPEIDHIAKISNLSIDETLDRLVKAGLDSIPGGGAELLVDQERSRISPYKIDSARWLGIMETAHKKGLKTTATMMFKKTDTPSMIIEHLTKIRDLQDKTGGFTAFIPWPFQPTNTELGGEKVSAVYYLKVLAISRIYLHNIDNIQVSWVTQGPDIGQIALYFGGNDFGSLMIEENVVAACGVSYTLSLEDILHFIKKAGFIPVQRDMRYNYIRRYD
- a CDS encoding GAF domain-containing sensor histidine kinase, yielding MKKDLLDILVEISEKMASTLLIDDLLRDILKIAQEYLSVKRISIMTIEGEQLVIKAAVGLNIDYKMVKIPLGHGVSGKVAVTGETIVLNRTEKTHKELGYDTASYMSVPLKIKDKLIGVLNLTDKEDDYFFDDDIKIAKYIASQCAISIEKAQLYESMRKSENLQLIGKFTSTIIHDIKNLLNIVQNYVELLEIESENEKDFKEYVDSIYTELKLIHGLVMDILDFSKNQISLKVSTIRLDEFMDYIIKHTNIMLRPYNIEFEFDYPKGITFSGDNDKLFRVLFNLINNAVDAVNEKGKIKLLVNADNEALIFVIEDNGKGIPEDMIGKIFDPFYTSGKQKGTGLGLAVVKDIIQAHKGEIRVESKIGEYTRFFIKIPIHNKV
- the uvrA gene encoding excinuclease ABC subunit UvrA, with the translated sequence MHNRIIIKGARQHNLKNISLEIPKNSLVVITGVSGSGKSTLAFDTLYAEGQRRYVESLSAYARQFLELMEKPDVDSIEYLSPAISIEQKSISKNPRSTVGTITEIYDYLRLLFARVGDVFCPACGEKIESFTPQQITDIIMGLPENTKIEILSPVVFGKKGEFKQLMQKLLKDGFVRAYINNQLVRLEDDITLNKNQKHNISVVVDRLKVKPDIKRRLTDSIETALKLSEGLVEVLTEHEKTLYSEKFACAACNISIPEIEPRTFSFNNPFGACPECEGLGEKLIFDEELIVPDPTKSIKEGAIAPWGKLENFHQLNTIIAISEQFGIDVNKPFSHIDQASKNILMYGSEKPLKLFTFKGDQKITYEKEFKGVIGELKSMLLSEKWADVEKAKQYMSSMPCEACKGTRLKSHSLSVKINGLSIAEISSMTVEKLIPFFQQLNFEGFKKDVADKIIKEIMHRLTFLKNVGIDYITLSRSAMTLSGGESQRIRLATQVGSGLTGVLYVLDEPSIGLHQRDNDMLINTLKNLRDIGNTVIVVEHDEDTIKNSDYIIDMGPGAGIKGGEVVFKGTYKELLECKCSLTSDYLSGRKKIDIPIKKKPDGRFIVIKGAKHNNLKNITVKFPIGLITAVTGVSGSGKSTLVMDILYPALKRKLYGSAAKPGYFDEITGIEYIDKIIDIDQSPIGRTPRSNPATYTGVFGDIREIMAQTPEAKLRGYKQGRFSFNLKGGRCERCQGEGYIKIEMHFLPDMYVKCDVCHGNRYNRDTLDIRYKGKNIAEILEFTVDEAYDFFENIPKLNHKLTVLKEVGLGYIHLGQPATTLSGGEAQRIKLAKELMKRSTGKTLYIFDEPTTGLHFDDVKKLVKIFKALSEAGNSVIIIEHNLDVIKIADYIIDLGPEGGDKGGFVVFEGLPEDCCRCESSYTGKYLKEKMLNA
- a CDS encoding N-acetylmuramoyl-L-alanine amidase, whose product is MHNKKILFLTLFLLLSVLSFATIQDDYNANFKDYEFINKSKNVTKFSYKMVADKFLDIYSKAPKTKLGEQSLYYGAETLYRSYKRFNEPVHRDEALKYYRLLSSNYNSPLAAEGFLKAAEIYIELKDLPTAKFMYESCINKFPKLNAAKIAKQKLSELSKKYPTTKPEKSSKPTVTKEEKPDKQPEEKHLNKNMDDSKKDEPKKDPDTPEKNAPRVEIKSVRHWSNEDYTRVVIELTGKANFYKHWLKENPEYNKPPRLFVDIYNSVIDPSIPKNMDINDGLLKGLRWGIYDKYTTRVVLDIDSVNDFTVFQMENPYRIIIDVSKDSLSKTAATTPPAKTKEEPKSKAKGKITLVEQGDKHTLASAFGLKVKTVVIDPGHGGKDPGATYHGLMEKDINLDIAIRVKKKLQEYDSGLKILMTRETDIFIPLEERTAFANKNKADLFVSIHQNASKNSDAHGVETYVLNVTKDKAALAVAAFENQASEKSISDLQGILKDIMLNSKLEESLMLANFVQKDLVKSTHDKDLGVKQAPFYVLVGAKMPSILIECSFISHPATAQHLTTEDYKEKMAEGIFKGIVKYIEHYNGK